In Xanthomonas sp. SI, the following are encoded in one genomic region:
- the tssF gene encoding type VI secretion system baseplate subunit TssF, translating to MDPRLLGYYNRELQHVREMGGEFAREFPKIAGRLGLEGFECADPYVERLLEGFAFMAARVQLKLDAQYPVFTQHLLQMVYPHYLTPMPSMAVVQLQPELKESALAAGYTVPRHTALRSLVAGGERTACEYRTAHALTLWPLALREAKYLDTPAAIAAAGIGLPPAQAAAKPVRAALRLRFETLAGVQANMLALDALPLFLAGADELPTRLYEQLLGHAAGFVVRGQDAAGAAVELQRDRSELRARGFADDEALVPYDGRAFSGYRLLQEYFACPQRFLFAELGGLRAALHRLHGTGFEIVVLLERSVPSLAQAVSADNFRLFCTPAINLFPRRADRLHLAPGKTEYHVLADRTRPMDFEIHSLGEVEGFGDRQEPEQRFLPFYGGDAHTWHARHGAFYTMRREPRLLSARQRRQGARSSYVGSEVYVSLVDADDGAYATSLRQLGLQLLCSNRDLPLHMPVGKGATDFTMDAGAPVHSVRCVAGPTKPRPALSDGETAWRLLSHLQLNYLSLFEDGQDGTAALREMLTLYCDPFDAAALRQIEGIKQVRAQPIVRRIPAPGPISFGRGLEITLTCEDSAFEGSGAFLLGAVLQHFFARYVSVNSFTETVLRTSERNEIARWPAQLGKRQLL from the coding sequence ATGGACCCGCGCCTGCTCGGCTACTACAACCGCGAACTGCAGCACGTGCGCGAGATGGGCGGCGAGTTCGCGCGCGAGTTTCCGAAGATCGCCGGACGCCTGGGCCTGGAAGGCTTCGAATGCGCCGATCCGTACGTGGAGCGCTTGCTGGAAGGCTTCGCGTTCATGGCCGCACGCGTGCAGCTCAAGCTCGACGCGCAGTATCCGGTGTTCACCCAGCACCTGTTGCAGATGGTCTACCCGCACTACCTGACGCCCATGCCATCGATGGCGGTGGTGCAGCTGCAGCCGGAGCTGAAGGAAAGCGCGCTGGCCGCGGGCTACACCGTGCCGCGCCACACCGCGCTGCGCAGCCTGGTCGCCGGCGGCGAGCGCACCGCCTGCGAATACCGCACCGCGCACGCGCTCACGCTGTGGCCGCTGGCGCTGCGCGAAGCCAAGTACCTGGACACGCCGGCGGCGATCGCCGCGGCCGGCATCGGCCTGCCACCGGCGCAGGCCGCGGCCAAACCGGTGCGCGCCGCATTGCGCCTGCGTTTCGAAACGCTGGCCGGGGTGCAGGCGAACATGCTGGCGCTGGATGCGCTGCCGCTGTTCCTGGCCGGTGCCGACGAGCTGCCCACGCGCCTGTACGAACAACTGCTCGGCCACGCCGCTGGCTTCGTGGTGCGCGGCCAGGATGCGGCCGGCGCGGCGGTGGAGTTGCAGCGCGACCGCAGCGAACTGCGCGCGCGCGGCTTCGCCGACGACGAGGCGCTGGTTCCGTACGACGGCCGCGCGTTCAGCGGCTACCGCCTGCTGCAGGAATACTTCGCCTGCCCGCAGCGCTTCCTGTTCGCCGAACTGGGCGGGCTGCGCGCGGCGCTGCACCGGCTGCATGGCACCGGTTTCGAGATCGTGGTGCTGCTGGAGCGCAGCGTGCCCAGCCTGGCGCAGGCGGTGAGCGCGGACAACTTCCGCCTGTTCTGCACGCCGGCGATCAACCTGTTCCCGCGCCGTGCCGACCGCCTGCACCTGGCGCCGGGCAAGACCGAATACCACGTGCTCGCCGACCGCACCCGGCCGATGGATTTCGAGATCCACAGCCTGGGCGAGGTCGAAGGCTTCGGCGACCGCCAGGAACCGGAGCAGCGCTTCCTGCCGTTCTACGGTGGCGACGCGCACACCTGGCACGCGCGCCACGGCGCGTTCTACACCATGCGCCGCGAACCGCGCCTGCTGTCGGCGCGGCAGCGGCGCCAGGGCGCGCGCTCCAGCTATGTCGGCAGCGAGGTCTACGTGAGCCTGGTCGATGCCGACGACGGCGCCTACGCCACCTCCTTGCGCCAGCTCGGCCTGCAGCTGCTGTGCAGCAACCGCGACCTGCCGCTGCACATGCCGGTGGGCAAGGGCGCGACCGATTTCACCATGGACGCCGGCGCGCCGGTGCACAGCGTGCGCTGCGTGGCCGGGCCGACCAAGCCGCGTCCGGCGCTGAGCGATGGCGAGACCGCGTGGCGCCTGCTCAGCCATCTGCAGTTGAACTACCTGTCGCTGTTCGAGGACGGCCAGGACGGCACCGCCGCGCTGCGCGAGATGCTCACGTTGTACTGCGATCCGTTCGACGCCGCGGCGCTGCGCCAGATCGAAGGCATCAAGCAGGTGCGCGCGCAGCCGATCGTGCGCCGCATTCCCGCGCCGGGGCCGATCAGCTTCGGCCGTGGCCTGGAAATCACCCTCACCTGCGAGGACAGCGCGTTCGAAGGCAGCGGCGCGTTCCTGCTCGGCGCGGTGCTGCAGCATTTCTTCGCCCGCTACGTGTCGGTCAATTCCTTCACCGAGACCGTGCTGCGCACCAGCGAGCGCAACGAGATCGCACGCTGGCCGGCGCAGCTCGGCAAACGGCAGCTGCTGTGA
- the tssE gene encoding type VI secretion system baseplate subunit TssE, with protein sequence MAELTTQERLQPSLLDRLSDDEPLRQEESRDKRVISAARLRECVMRDLSWLLNCVNLATDQPLDAYPEVRRSVLNFGIPDLAGVAMSGIDAAALQLRLREAILAFEPRLIADTLRVTVQADARRMDRRSLVFFIESEMWAQPLPLNLYLKTELDLETGRLDVSEGYA encoded by the coding sequence ATGGCCGAACTCACCACCCAGGAACGCCTGCAGCCTTCGCTGCTGGACCGGCTCAGCGACGATGAGCCGCTGCGCCAGGAGGAGAGCCGCGACAAGCGGGTGATCTCCGCCGCGCGCCTGCGCGAGTGCGTGATGCGCGACCTGTCGTGGCTGCTGAACTGCGTCAACCTGGCTACCGACCAACCGCTGGACGCGTATCCGGAGGTGCGTCGTTCGGTGCTGAATTTCGGCATCCCCGACCTGGCCGGCGTGGCCATGTCCGGCATCGACGCGGCGGCGCTGCAGCTGCGCCTGCGCGAGGCGATCCTGGCGTTCGAGCCGCGGCTGATCGCCGACACCCTGCGCGTCACCGTGCAGGCCGACGCGCGGCGCATGGACCGGCGTTCGCTGGTGTTCTTCATCGAATCGGAGATGTGGGCGCAGCCGCTGCCGCTGAACCTGTACCTGAAGACCGAGCTGGACTTGGAGACCGGGCGCCTGGACGTCAGCGAGGGCTACGCCTGA
- a CDS encoding type VI secretion system accessory protein TagJ — MDTTPELLLRHGRPDEALKLLTQRVRQHPADARQRVFLFQLLAVLGQWDRARDQLTACRELDADNAALAATYAITVQAERQRAAVFAGQALPTVLGAPEPWLALLLQALRLSAEGATAQAAELRAQAFEQAPTSAGELDDTRFAWIADADPRFGPCLELVVNGGYAWVPFTQIQALRFEAPADLRDMLWAPVAVTWRNGGEAFGFVPVRYPGTERSDDGQLLLARRTDWSGSDGDVGLGQRLWATDAGEHALLDVRQILFDPT, encoded by the coding sequence ATGGACACCACTCCCGAACTGCTGCTGCGTCACGGGCGTCCGGATGAAGCGCTGAAACTGCTGACCCAACGCGTGCGCCAGCATCCGGCCGACGCGCGCCAGCGCGTGTTCCTGTTCCAGCTATTGGCGGTGCTCGGCCAATGGGACCGCGCCCGCGACCAGCTCACCGCCTGTCGCGAACTCGATGCCGACAACGCCGCGCTCGCCGCCACCTATGCGATCACCGTGCAGGCCGAGCGCCAGCGCGCTGCGGTGTTCGCCGGGCAAGCCTTGCCGACCGTGCTCGGCGCGCCCGAACCGTGGTTGGCGCTGCTGTTGCAGGCGCTGCGGCTGTCGGCCGAAGGCGCCACTGCGCAGGCCGCCGAACTGCGTGCGCAGGCATTCGAGCAGGCCCCGACCAGCGCCGGCGAGCTCGACGACACGCGCTTCGCCTGGATCGCCGACGCCGATCCGCGCTTCGGCCCGTGCCTGGAACTCGTAGTCAACGGCGGCTACGCCTGGGTGCCGTTCACGCAGATACAGGCCTTGCGGTTCGAAGCGCCGGCCGACCTGCGCGACATGCTGTGGGCGCCGGTCGCGGTGACCTGGCGCAACGGCGGCGAGGCGTTCGGTTTCGTGCCGGTGCGCTACCCCGGCACCGAGCGCAGCGACGACGGCCAACTGCTGCTGGCGCGTCGTACCGACTGGAGTGGCAGCGACGGCGACGTCGGCCTGGGCCAACGCCTGTGGGCCACTGATGCCGGCGAGCACGCGCTGCTGGACGTGCGCCAGATCCTGTTCGATCCGACCTGA
- a CDS encoding type VI secretion system tube protein Hcp, producing MAFDMHIKFGSGKVKIEGASNHKKHKGEVPILAWSWGASNSGDLHTGGGSASGGKAHIQDISITKYVDGCSNALLDAVCTGARVETAWLYVTNATGEQSDFLTIELSEGVLITSLSTGGSGGEDRLTENVTLHFGKFKYSFQPQDDKGTAQGGAKEFTYDIQGVAKA from the coding sequence ATGGCGTTCGACATGCATATCAAGTTCGGCAGCGGCAAGGTCAAGATCGAAGGCGCGTCCAACCACAAGAAGCACAAGGGCGAGGTGCCGATCCTGGCCTGGTCGTGGGGCGCGAGCAATTCCGGCGACCTGCACACCGGTGGCGGTTCGGCCAGCGGCGGCAAGGCGCACATCCAGGACATCTCCATCACCAAGTACGTCGACGGCTGCTCCAACGCGTTGCTCGATGCGGTGTGCACCGGCGCGCGCGTGGAGACGGCGTGGCTGTACGTGACCAACGCCACCGGCGAACAGAGCGACTTCCTGACCATCGAGTTGAGCGAAGGCGTGCTGATCACCTCGCTGTCCACCGGCGGCTCGGGCGGCGAGGATCGCCTGACCGAGAACGTGACCCTGCACTTCGGCAAGTTCAAGTACAGCTTCCAGCCGCAGGACGACAAGGGCACGGCGCAGGGCGGGGCGAAGGAATTCACCTACGACATCCAGGGCGTGGCCAAGGCCTGA
- the tssC gene encoding type VI secretion system contractile sheath large subunit, translating to MASEQLAEAGSGTQVLEAGDFAALLNREFKPKSERAKEEVESAVRTLAEQVLSRSDVVSEDVSQTIKAYIAEIDRKLSEQLNHILHHADMQQLEGAWRGLHYLVSNTESDQQLKIRVLNISKKELGKVLKRYKGTAWDQSPIFKKVYEQEYGQLGGEPYGCLVGDYYFDNSPPDVELLNGIAQVAAAAHAPFISAAAPKLMGMDNWNELSNPRDLAKIFSTPDYAAWRSLRESEDSKYIGLAMPRTLSRLPYGATTNPVEEFDFEEETTGADSAKYTWQNAAYAMAVNINRSFKQYGWCSRIRGIESGGAVEGLPTHTFPTDDGGVDMKCPTEVAITDRRSAELDKMGLMPLVHRKNSDMAAFISAQSLNKPDEYDDPDATANAALGARLPYMFACCRFAHYLKCIVRDKIGSFSDREQMQAWLTRWITQYIDGDPSNSSEDTKARKPLAAAEVVVEEVEGAPGYYTSKFFLKPHYQLEGLTVSLRLVSRLPSAAKA from the coding sequence ATGGCGAGCGAACAACTGGCCGAAGCCGGCAGCGGCACCCAGGTTCTGGAAGCGGGCGATTTCGCCGCGCTGCTGAACCGCGAATTCAAGCCCAAGAGCGAACGCGCCAAGGAAGAAGTGGAGTCGGCGGTGCGCACCCTGGCCGAACAGGTGCTCAGCCGCAGCGACGTGGTCAGCGAGGACGTGTCGCAGACGATCAAGGCCTACATCGCCGAGATCGACCGCAAGCTCAGCGAGCAGCTCAACCACATCCTGCACCACGCCGACATGCAGCAGCTGGAAGGCGCCTGGCGCGGCCTGCACTACCTGGTCAGCAACACCGAGAGCGACCAACAACTGAAGATCCGCGTGCTCAACATCTCCAAGAAGGAGTTGGGCAAGGTGCTCAAGCGCTACAAGGGCACCGCCTGGGACCAGAGCCCGATCTTCAAGAAGGTCTACGAGCAGGAATACGGCCAGCTCGGCGGCGAGCCGTACGGCTGCCTGGTCGGCGACTACTACTTCGACAACAGCCCGCCGGACGTGGAGCTGCTCAACGGCATCGCCCAGGTTGCCGCCGCCGCGCATGCGCCGTTCATTTCCGCGGCCGCACCCAAGCTGATGGGCATGGACAACTGGAACGAGCTGTCCAATCCGCGCGACCTGGCCAAGATCTTCTCCACGCCGGACTACGCCGCATGGCGTTCGCTGCGCGAGTCGGAGGATTCCAAGTACATCGGCCTGGCGATGCCGCGCACGCTGTCGCGGCTGCCGTACGGGGCCACCACCAATCCGGTGGAGGAATTCGATTTCGAGGAAGAGACCACCGGCGCCGATTCGGCCAAGTACACCTGGCAGAACGCGGCCTATGCGATGGCAGTGAACATCAACCGTTCGTTCAAGCAGTACGGCTGGTGTTCGCGGATCCGCGGCATCGAGTCCGGCGGCGCGGTCGAAGGCCTGCCCACGCACACCTTCCCCACCGACGACGGCGGCGTGGACATGAAGTGCCCGACCGAGGTGGCGATCACCGACCGCCGCTCGGCCGAACTGGACAAGATGGGGCTGATGCCGCTGGTGCATCGCAAGAACTCGGACATGGCCGCGTTCATCAGCGCGCAGTCGCTGAACAAGCCCGACGAGTACGACGATCCGGACGCCACCGCCAACGCCGCACTGGGCGCGCGCCTGCCGTACATGTTCGCCTGCTGCCGCTTCGCGCATTACCTGAAGTGCATCGTGCGCGACAAGATCGGTTCGTTCAGCGATCGCGAGCAGATGCAGGCGTGGCTGACCCGCTGGATCACCCAGTACATCGATGGGGATCCGTCCAACTCCAGCGAAGACACCAAGGCGCGCAAGCCGCTGGCCGCGGCCGAGGTGGTGGTGGAGGAAGTGGAAGGCGCGCCCGGCTACTACACCTCCAAGTTCTTCCTGAAACCGCACTACCAGCTGGAAGGGCTGACCGTGTCGCTGCGACTGGTGTCGCGGCTGCCGTCGGCGGCCAAGGCCTGA
- the tssB gene encoding type VI secretion system contractile sheath small subunit has translation MANSQKFIARNRAPRVQIEYDVEVYGAQKKVQIPFVMGVMSDLSGANAGELPSLEERKALEIDVDNFDSRLQSMRPRATFKVPNTLTGEGELAVDITFESMDDFSPAAVARKVEPLAKLLEARTQLANLDTYMDGKAGAENLIAQALRDPALLQSLVSAAKPADPKEG, from the coding sequence ATGGCAAACAGTCAGAAGTTCATCGCGCGCAATCGGGCGCCACGCGTACAGATCGAGTACGACGTGGAAGTCTACGGCGCGCAAAAGAAGGTGCAGATTCCGTTCGTGATGGGAGTGATGTCGGACCTGTCCGGCGCCAATGCCGGCGAGCTGCCGTCGCTGGAAGAACGCAAGGCGCTGGAGATCGACGTGGACAACTTCGACAGCCGCCTGCAGTCGATGCGCCCGCGCGCCACCTTCAAGGTGCCCAACACGCTCACCGGCGAAGGCGAGCTGGCGGTGGACATCACCTTCGAAAGCATGGACGACTTCTCGCCGGCGGCGGTGGCGCGCAAGGTCGAGCCGCTGGCCAAGCTGCTGGAGGCGCGCACCCAGCTCGCCAACCTGGACACCTACATGGACGGCAAGGCCGGCGCCGAGAACCTGATCGCGCAGGCGCTGCGCGATCCGGCCCTGCTGCAGTCGCTGGTCTCGGCGGCCAAGCCCGCCGATCCGAAGGAGGGCTGA
- a CDS encoding universal stress protein, producing MYQRILIAIDGSELSAKGLQQGLALAARLGAEVDVVTVSEPWAMGMYDAMGWSVGYEATPEYRQDREEGAQKILAPALAAAEATGVIAHGCHVLDRYAAEGIIDIAMAHRCDLIVMTSHGRRGMSRVLLGSQTAEVLARSQVPVLVIR from the coding sequence ATGTACCAGCGCATTCTGATTGCGATCGATGGTTCCGAATTGTCCGCCAAGGGGCTGCAGCAGGGCCTGGCGCTGGCCGCCAGGCTCGGTGCGGAAGTGGATGTGGTCACTGTGTCCGAGCCCTGGGCGATGGGCATGTACGACGCGATGGGCTGGAGCGTGGGCTACGAGGCCACGCCCGAATACCGGCAGGACCGCGAAGAGGGCGCACAGAAGATCCTGGCGCCGGCGCTGGCCGCCGCCGAGGCCACCGGCGTGATCGCGCACGGCTGCCATGTGCTGGATCGCTATGCGGCCGAGGGCATCATCGATATCGCCATGGCGCACCGCTGCGATCTGATCGTGATGACCTCGCACGGCCGCCGCGGCATGAGCCGGGTGCTGCTCGGCAGCCAGACCGCCGAGGTGCTGGCGCGCAGCCAGGTGCCGGTGCTGGTGATTCGCTGA
- a CDS encoding maltose acetyltransferase domain-containing protein: MRSEKDKMLAGEPYRPGDAQLQADQAAAKAWMVRYNAALAEPPARRRALLAERLGAVGRGAVVRPPFHCDYGYNVFLGEDVFLNFNCVILDVCKVSIGDGTQIGPAVQLYAADHPRDAAQRAAGLEFGRPLTIGRNVWIGGGAIVLPGVTIGDDAVIGAGSVVTRDVPAGARVAGNPARALVSRSSGN; the protein is encoded by the coding sequence ATGCGTAGCGAGAAAGACAAGATGCTGGCCGGCGAGCCGTATCGCCCTGGCGATGCGCAGTTGCAGGCCGACCAGGCCGCGGCCAAGGCGTGGATGGTGCGCTACAACGCGGCGTTGGCCGAGCCGCCGGCGCGGCGGCGCGCGTTGCTGGCCGAGCGGTTGGGCGCGGTCGGGCGCGGGGCGGTGGTGCGGCCGCCGTTCCATTGCGACTATGGCTACAACGTCTTCCTCGGCGAGGACGTGTTTCTCAACTTCAATTGCGTGATCCTGGACGTGTGCAAGGTCAGCATCGGCGACGGCACGCAGATCGGGCCGGCGGTGCAGCTGTATGCGGCCGACCATCCGCGCGATGCGGCGCAGCGTGCGGCCGGGCTGGAGTTCGGCCGGCCGCTGACGATCGGCCGCAATGTGTGGATCGGCGGCGGGGCGATCGTGCTGCCCGGGGTGACGATCGGCGACGATGCGGTGATCGGCGCAGGCAGCGTGGTCACCCGCGACGTGCCTGCCGGTGCGCGCGTGGCCGGCAATCCGGCGCGCGCGCTGGTGTCGCGATCGTCCGGAAATTGA